In Neoarius graeffei isolate fNeoGra1 chromosome 15, fNeoGra1.pri, whole genome shotgun sequence, a single genomic region encodes these proteins:
- the LOC132899751 gene encoding protein NYNRIN-like isoform X1, which produces MSSIPCDHAYFSVIDLCSAFYSVPVGHETQPLFAFTHRGRQYTWTRLPQGFIDSPAVFTAVLRDALADLCLPRGSTVLQYTDDLLVTAEDQDACAAATLSLLTLLEQKGFKVSRTKLQFCLTTVRYLGHDLSQGSRRLSPERVQVIMDTQVPATKHALMAFLGLINYCRQWIPDCSIYDKCLRSAISHSDPLTQPLVWTEDMLTAFKALKQALCSAPALGLPNYRLPFHLYVCNQKGTASGVLAQEHGGGMRPCAFLSKTLDAVAQGLPGCLRAVAACALMVTDAEKLVLSHPLILHTSHDVVYILRNLSTQHLSAQRRSGYEFILLATEHLTVKPSSSFDSVAHALQRLLNSQDDDVAFDSHDCLSNIVFETSIRPDLHSTPLSTDDSLFVDGSCSRPADGVFLCGYSVCRLPDEIVEAHSLPFSSAQAAELYALTRACILAQDTDVTIYTDSHYAFGVAHDFGRIWASQGFTTADGKPISHSSLVTDLITACLLPCTLAIVKTRAHTRGDSFEVKGNSFADRVAKAAAASGVLPPGFNCALVSTDRMVSAVLPDIDLISIQASASVADTQFWDAQGATEKSGVLLDAQGRLCLPRHCTPFLVREFHGPTHRGRRGVVEDMNRTFCINNLHTDAHNILDKCLTCAQNNLSKPGAVHQHLPIPDTPFQEWQIDFTHMPKQGPFKYLLVMIDKFSRWIEAFPCSKENARTAVNKLTQEIIPRYGLPVGIDSDKGTPFTSKVTQELCKDLKINWRFHIPYHPQSSGIVERANRTIKGKLRKAMQDAGTKNWVQVLPLVLADMRMTAQVALDNLSPYELVMGCPFPVPWRRGMQVIGTGDLEVHLSEYAVGLMRVLDEYWARVNSKKPPIPEAHTHPFEVGDRVLVKRFAKLNAPMEESPYSGPTDVLAVTRTAVLTDLFPQWIHASRIKKAPM; this is translated from the coding sequence atgtcttctattccgtgtgaccatgcttatttctctgtgattgatttgtgctctgccttttacagtgttcctgtgggccatgagactcagcccctgtttgctttcacacacaggggaagacaatacacgtggacgcggttgccacagggtttcattgactcaccggcggtcttcactgccgtattgcgggacgcgctggctgatctctgtcttccccggggctccacggtgctccagtacacggatgatctcctggtaacggcggaggatcaagacgcttgtgctgccgccacattgtctctcctcacactcctggagcagaagggtttcaaggtctcccgcacgaagttgcagttttgcctcacaactgttcgctacttgggacatgacctctcccagggttccaggaggcttagcccggaacgcgttcaagtcattatggacactcaggtgcctgcaaccaagcacgctctcatggcatttctgggcctcatcaattactgtcgtcaatggatccctgactgttcaatctatgacaagtgtttgcgttcagctataagtcactcagatcctttgactcagcccctggtctggactgaggacatgctaacggccttcaaggctctgaagcaagctttgtgctccgcccctgctctcgggctgccgaactatcgtttgccgtttcacctgtatgtgtgcaatcagaaggggaccgcctctggggtgctggctcaggagcatggggggggcatgcgaccttgcgcgtttctgtctaaaactcttgacgctgtggcacaagggcttcctggctgtcttagggctgttgctgcgtgtgctctcatggtcacggacgctgaaaaacttgttttgtcgcatccgctcattttacacacttcacatgacgtcgtgtacattctgcggaatcttagcactcagcatttgtctgctcagcgtcgctctggctatgagtttattcttttggccacagagcatctcactgttaagccctcctcgtcgtttgattctgtcgcccacgctcttcagcgtcttcttaactcacaggatgacgatgttgcgtttgactcacatgactgtctttctaatatcgtttttgagactagcatccgcccagacttacactccacccctctttccacagacgattctctttttgtagatggttcctgttcccgccctgcggatggtgtgttcctgtgtggttactctgtttgtcgcctccctgatgaaattgttgaagctcattctttgcctttttcttctgctcaggctgcggagctctatgctttgactcgcgcatgtattttggctcaagacacagacgttactatttacaccgactcacactacgctttcggcgtggcgcacgacttcggccgcatttgggcgtctcaggggtttacgacagccgacggtaagcccatttctcattcttcacttgttactgatttaatcaccgcctgtctccttccgtgcacgttggccattgttaagacacgcgcgcacacaagaggggactcatttgaagtaaagggcaattcattcgctgatcgagtcgctaaagctgcagccgcatccggtgtcctgcctccaggctttaattgcgctttagtttctactgatcgcatggttagcgctgtcttacctgacatagatctcatttctatccaggcctcggcctctgtggcagatacgcagttctgggacgcccagggcgcgacagagaagagtggcgttttgcttgacgcacagggccgtctttgtttacctcgtcactgtactccctttctcgtccgcgagttccatggtcccactcatcgcggccgaagaggggtagtggaggatatgaacagaacattctgcatcaataatttgcacacagatgcacacaacattctggacaagtgtttaacgtgcgcccagaataatctatctaaaccaggcgcggtacatcagcaccttcccatacccgacacgcctttccaagaatggcagatcgacttcactcacatgccaaagcagggcccgttcaaataccttttggtcatgattgacaaattttcacggtggattgaggctttcccgtgtagcaaagagaacgcccgaacagcagtgaacaaacttacacaggaaattatcccacgttacggtcttccggtaggaattgactctgataagggaacgccgttcacctctaaggtaacgcaggagctatgtaaagacctcaagatcaattggcgttttcatatcccataccatccacagtcctctggcattgtggagcgcgcgaatagaacaattaagggtaagttgcgtaaggctatgcaagacgcaggcacgaaaaattgggtccaagttttaccgttggtcctcgctgatatgcgcatgactgctcaggtcgctctcgacaatttatctccgtacgagctcgtcatgggaTGCCCTtttcctgtcccttggcgtagaggcatgcaggttataggaacgggtgatcttgaagtacatctcagcgagtacgcggtgggtctcatgcgggtgctggatgagtattgggcgagagtaaattccaaaaagcctcccattccagaggcacacactcacccctttgaggtaggggacagagttttagtaaagagatttgctaaactaaacgctcccatggaggagtcaccctacagtgggcccaccgatgtactcgctgtaactcgcacggctgtgctaacggacctttttccacagtggatccatgccagcagaataaagaaggctccaatgtaa
- the LOC132899751 gene encoding protein NYNRIN-like isoform X2 — MSSIPCDHAYFSVIDLCSAFYSVPVGHETQPLFAFTHRGRQYTWTRLPQGFIDSPAVFTAVLRDALADLCLPRGSTVLQYTDDLLVTAEDQDACAAATLSLLTLLEQKGFKVSRTKLQFCLTTVRYLGHDLSQGSRRLSPERVQVIMDTQAAELYALTRACILAQDTDVTIYTDSHYAFGVAHDFGRIWASQGFTTADGKPISHSSLVTDLITACLLPCTLAIVKTRAHTRGDSFEVKGNSFADRVAKAAAASGVLPPGFNCALVSTDRMVSAVLPDIDLISIQASASVADTQFWDAQGATEKSGVLLDAQGRLCLPRHCTPFLVREFHGPTHRGRRGVVEDMNRTFCINNLHTDAHNILDKCLTCAQNNLSKPGAVHQHLPIPDTPFQEWQIDFTHMPKQGPFKYLLVMIDKFSRWIEAFPCSKENARTAVNKLTQEIIPRYGLPVGIDSDKGTPFTSKVTQELCKDLKINWRFHIPYHPQSSGIVERANRTIKGKLRKAMQDAGTKNWVQVLPLVLADMRMTAQVALDNLSPYELVMGCPFPVPWRRGMQVIGTGDLEVHLSEYAVGLMRVLDEYWARVNSKKPPIPEAHTHPFEVGDRVLVKRFAKLNAPMEESPYSGPTDVLAVTRTAVLTDLFPQWIHASRIKKAPM, encoded by the exons atgtcttctattccgtgtgaccatgcttatttctctgtgattgatttgtgctctgccttttacagtgttcctgtgggccatgagactcagcccctgtttgctttcacacacaggggaagacaatacacgtggacgcggttgccacagggtttcattgactcaccggcggtcttcactgccgtattgcgggacgcgctggctgatctctgtcttccccggggctccacggtgctccagtacacggatgatctcctggtaacggcggaggatcaagacgcttgtgctgccgccacattgtctctcctcacactcctggagcagaagggtttcaaggtctcccgcacgaagttgcagttttgcctcacaactgttcgctacttgggacatgacctctcccagggttccaggaggcttagcccggaacgcgttcaagtcattatggacactcag gctgcggagctctatgctttgactcgcgcatgtattttggctcaagacacagacgttactatttacaccgactcacactacgctttcggcgtggcgcacgacttcggccgcatttgggcgtctcaggggtttacgacagccgacggtaagcccatttctcattcttcacttgttactgatttaatcaccgcctgtctccttccgtgcacgttggccattgttaagacacgcgcgcacacaagaggggactcatttgaagtaaagggcaattcattcgctgatcgagtcgctaaagctgcagccgcatccggtgtcctgcctccaggctttaattgcgctttagtttctactgatcgcatggttagcgctgtcttacctgacatagatctcatttctatccaggcctcggcctctgtggcagatacgcagttctgggacgcccagggcgcgacagagaagagtggcgttttgcttgacgcacagggccgtctttgtttacctcgtcactgtactccctttctcgtccgcgagttccatggtcccactcatcgcggccgaagaggggtagtggaggatatgaacagaacattctgcatcaataatttgcacacagatgcacacaacattctggacaagtgtttaacgtgcgcccagaataatctatctaaaccaggcgcggtacatcagcaccttcccatacccgacacgcctttccaagaatggcagatcgacttcactcacatgccaaagcagggcccgttcaaataccttttggtcatgattgacaaattttcacggtggattgaggctttcccgtgtagcaaagagaacgcccgaacagcagtgaacaaacttacacaggaaattatcccacgttacggtcttccggtaggaattgactctgataagggaacgccgttcacctctaaggtaacgcaggagctatgtaaagacctcaagatcaattggcgttttcatatcccataccatccacagtcctctggcattgtggagcgcgcgaatagaacaattaagggtaagttgcgtaaggctatgcaagacgcaggcacgaaaaattgggtccaagttttaccgttggtcctcgctgatatgcgcatgactgctcaggtcgctctcgacaatttatctccgtacgagctcgtcatgggaTGCCCTtttcctgtcccttggcgtagaggcatgcaggttataggaacgggtgatcttgaagtacatctcagcgagtacgcggtgggtctcatgcgggtgctggatgagtattgggcgagagtaaattccaaaaagcctcccattccagaggcacacactcacccctttgaggtaggggacagagttttagtaaagagatttgctaaactaaacgctcccatggaggagtcaccctacagtgggcccaccgatgtactcgctgtaactcgcacggctgtgctaacggacctttttccacagtggatccatgccagcagaataaagaaggctccaatgtaa